A window of Peromyscus eremicus chromosome 7, PerEre_H2_v1, whole genome shotgun sequence contains these coding sequences:
- the LOC131914180 gene encoding olfactory receptor 8B12-like encodes MAAENTSSVTEFILVGLTEQSELQIPFFIVFLGFYVVTVVGNLGLITLIGLNSHLHIPMYFFLLNLSFIDFSYSTTLTPKMLVGFVLRKNTISYAGCMTQFFFFCFFVFSESYILSAMAYDRYVAICKPLLYRVTMSPQVCSYLLSGVYGMGVFGAVAHMGNLQFISFCADNIINHYMCDIIPLLELSCNSSFINLLVVFVVVTIGIGVPIVTIFISYGFILSSILHISSREGRSKAFSTCTSHIIVVSLFFGSGAFMYLKPPSSLPLAQGKVSSVFYTAVVPMFNPLIYSLRNKDVKIALKKTLSRKVFS; translated from the coding sequence ATGGCTGCAGAGAACACCTCCTCGGTGACAGAGTTCATCCTTGTGGGTTTAACAGAGCAGTCTGAACTCCAGATCCCATTCTTCATTGTCTTTCTAGGTTTCTATGTGGTCACTGTGGTGGGAAACCTGGGCTTGATCACCCTGATAGGGCTGAACTCTCACCTGCATattcccatgtacttcttcctcctCAACTTGTCCTTCATAGATTTCAGTTACTCCACCACGCTCACCCCTAAAATGCTGGTGGGGTTTGTTTTGAGGAAGAATACAATTTCCTATGCAGGGTGTATGACTCaatttttcttcttctgcttctttgtcttttctgagTCCTACATCCTGTCAGCAATGGCATATGACCGCTATGTTGCCATCTGCAAACCATTACTGTACAGGGTCACCATGTCTCCCCAAGTATGTTCATATCTTTTGTCAGGTGTCTATGGGATGGGAGTTTTTGGGGCTGTGGCTCATATGGGAAACCTACAGTTTATAAGCTTCTGTGCTGACAATATCATTAATCACTATATGTGTGACATCATTCCCCTCCTCGAGCTGTCCTGCAACAGCTCTTTCATCAAtttgttggtggtttttgttgttgtgaccATTGGCATCGGAGTGCCCATTGTTACCATTTTTATATCTTATGGTTTCATCCTCTCTAGCATTCTCCACATTAGCTCCAGAGAAGGCAGGTCCAAAGCCTTTAGTACTTGTACTTCCCATATTATTGTAGTGTCTCTGTTTTTTGGGTCAGGAGCTTTTATGTACCTCAAGCCACCTTCTAGTTTACCCCTGGCTCAGGGAAAAGTGTCCTCTGTTTTCTATACTGCTGTGGTACCCATGTTCAACCCGTTGATCTATAGCTTGAGGAATAAGGATGTCAAGATTGCTTTGAAGAAGACCTTGAGCAGAAAAGTCTTCTCGTGA